The proteins below come from a single Chryseobacterium sp. MA9 genomic window:
- a CDS encoding DUF4241 domain-containing protein gives MNENWMQKWEEVKNILICPTDLETYFTSDEILGQKMETMEIGNVSLPSGKVVVRDPLVYLNANQSPYFIQVPKGNFPVTIAVVKSEDWGDRYAVVKVEFTKEKPVIYREALVGIEELEDVTEDDFFGFGVDAGLGCITDKEVLPFVDKFIDGIDVDNVYDDYFAELFSQSYKANPNNQREAGDWINWTIPGTNYQIPMFASGFGDGTYPVYFAYDANEEICGLYIQFIDIELALSDEDEEEDEDGDDDQPENFVFLKN, from the coding sequence ATGAACGAAAACTGGATGCAAAAGTGGGAAGAAGTGAAAAATATTTTGATTTGTCCTACAGATCTGGAAACGTATTTTACTTCAGATGAAATTCTGGGACAGAAAATGGAGACGATGGAAATCGGAAATGTTTCCCTTCCTTCTGGAAAAGTTGTGGTAAGAGATCCGCTTGTTTATCTAAACGCGAATCAGTCGCCTTATTTTATTCAGGTTCCGAAAGGAAATTTTCCTGTGACTATTGCCGTGGTAAAATCTGAAGACTGGGGAGACAGGTATGCTGTTGTAAAAGTTGAATTTACCAAAGAAAAACCTGTTATTTACAGAGAAGCCTTAGTCGGAATTGAAGAACTGGAGGATGTAACCGAAGACGATTTTTTTGGTTTCGGAGTAGATGCTGGTTTAGGTTGTATTACTGATAAAGAAGTACTTCCTTTTGTAGATAAATTTATAGATGGAATAGATGTCGACAATGTTTATGATGATTATTTCGCCGAGCTTTTCTCACAAAGCTACAAAGCTAATCCTAACAACCAGAGAGAAGCAGGAGACTGGATCAATTGGACGATTCCTGGTACCAATTATCAGATTCCAATGTTTGCAAGTGGTTTTGGTGATGGTACTTATCCTGTGTACTTTGCTTATGATGCTAACGAAGAAATTTGTGGTTTATACATTCAATTTATTGATATTGAATTGGCTTTAAGTGACGAAGATGAGGAGGAAGACGAGGATGGTGATGACGATCAACCTGAAAATTTTGTTTTTCTTAAAAATTAA
- a CDS encoding SMUG2 DNA glycosylase family protein — protein MNITFADHVIEFNKNLSYRGNLPDGFEVLNPYLDNPETLTVMQKFYHKYYNDSAQRKFIIGINPSRHGAGVTGVPFTDTKRLESICGIKMKSAHTHEVSSVFMYDMIEEYGGADIFYKDIYINSPFPLAIVRKTKNGWLNANYYDDKELFEAVKSFMIESLKKHISLNLDTSEVFILGKKNADFISKLNKEAKLFDTMTVLEHPRYIQQYKSKEKQLYIDKYILALKKQIP, from the coding sequence ATGAATATAACTTTTGCAGATCATGTCATCGAGTTCAATAAAAACCTTAGCTATAGAGGAAATCTTCCCGACGGCTTTGAAGTTCTGAACCCCTATTTGGATAACCCCGAAACATTGACGGTCATGCAGAAGTTTTATCACAAATATTATAATGATTCAGCTCAGAGAAAATTCATTATTGGAATCAATCCTAGCCGTCATGGAGCGGGGGTTACAGGCGTTCCGTTTACCGATACTAAAAGACTCGAAAGTATTTGTGGTATAAAAATGAAATCTGCCCATACTCATGAAGTTTCTTCCGTTTTTATGTATGATATGATTGAAGAATATGGCGGTGCAGATATTTTCTATAAAGATATTTATATCAATTCTCCGTTTCCGCTGGCTATCGTAAGAAAAACAAAAAACGGATGGCTTAATGCGAATTATTATGATGATAAAGAGCTGTTCGAGGCTGTGAAGAGCTTTATGATTGAATCTCTGAAGAAGCATATCAGTCTCAATCTGGATACTTCGGAGGTATTTATCCTGGGTAAAAAAAATGCTGATTTTATTTCAAAACTTAACAAAGAAGCAAAACTGTTTGATACCATGACTGTTCTGGAACATCCCAGATACATTCAGCAGTACAAATCAAAAGAAAAACAGCTGTATATAGACAAGTATATTCTGGCATTGAAAAAACAAATCCCTTAA
- a CDS encoding T9SS type A sorting domain-containing protein: MKSTTLFTICSLLISIFSFGQTSTEQFETESHGSTSFTDNGVIFNIISHVSVFDIQGNFPGTGWNGTANDNRYIDNSNDTQSPPSFSIKTTSNLFKVNRFWMYLSALNLDLNVPGTLTVTGKLSGVTKFTQTKSTGFATSLGSTNGYTLIDLTNLNGQNYSNIIIDELQLTVGGAFRYVGLDAFTWVKDSNLVLGTSEAKSIKKDLTVYPNPTNGPLSIATEKSGEAKIYSVDGKMLKTVQTQKGNNETNISELPKGVYIIKTATESTKVIKN; this comes from the coding sequence ATGAAAAGCACTACTCTTTTTACAATTTGTAGTCTGCTCATTTCAATTTTTTCATTCGGGCAGACCAGTACAGAACAATTTGAAACAGAATCGCACGGAAGTACAAGCTTCACCGACAATGGAGTCATTTTCAATATCATTTCACATGTAAGTGTCTTTGATATTCAGGGGAATTTCCCGGGAACAGGCTGGAATGGAACAGCAAATGACAACAGATATATTGACAATTCCAACGATACTCAATCTCCACCATCATTCAGCATTAAAACTACTTCAAATTTATTTAAAGTAAACAGGTTCTGGATGTATCTTTCTGCATTGAACCTGGATCTCAATGTACCGGGAACACTTACCGTAACAGGAAAACTAAGCGGAGTAACAAAATTTACCCAAACAAAATCTACAGGCTTTGCAACAAGTTTAGGTTCTACAAACGGATATACTCTGATTGATCTTACCAACTTAAACGGCCAAAATTACTCCAACATCATTATTGATGAACTACAACTAACTGTTGGTGGAGCATTCAGATATGTAGGCCTGGATGCTTTCACTTGGGTAAAAGACAGCAACCTGGTATTGGGTACTTCTGAAGCTAAAAGCATTAAAAAAGACCTGACTGTTTATCCTAATCCAACCAACGGGCCTCTTTCTATTGCAACAGAGAAATCCGGTGAAGCCAAAATCTATAGTGTAGACGGTAAAATGCTGAAAACGGTACAAACTCAAAAAGGGAATAATGAAACCAATATTTCAGAGCTTCCAAAAGGAGTGTATATTATTAAAACAGCAACAGAATCTACCAAAGTTATTAAAAACTAG
- a CDS encoding phage tail protein, translating to MEEYIGIVKLFAGNFAPRGWMFCDGSLISISRNSALFSILGTTYGGDGISTFALPNLKGRMALGAGNTSGNEYYPLGVMAGTTVNTLLTTNLPSIAGGFQLKVANKNANSSTPTAASSIAISGTQVGRDFNVVSSFVNDSNPDTAINGQSISFIGQNSPVNNMPPYLGLNYIICVEGIYPPRD from the coding sequence ATGGAAGAGTACATTGGAATTGTAAAATTATTTGCAGGAAATTTCGCACCTAGAGGCTGGATGTTTTGTGACGGAAGTTTAATTAGCATTTCAAGAAATTCTGCCTTATTCTCTATTTTAGGAACAACTTACGGCGGAGATGGTATCTCTACTTTCGCTCTGCCAAACTTAAAAGGACGTATGGCTTTAGGTGCAGGAAATACAAGTGGTAACGAATATTATCCGTTGGGAGTAATGGCCGGTACTACAGTGAATACTCTCTTAACCACAAATCTTCCAAGCATAGCAGGTGGGTTTCAATTGAAAGTTGCTAATAAGAATGCCAACTCATCAACACCTACCGCAGCATCTTCTATTGCTATTTCAGGAACACAGGTAGGAAGAGATTTCAATGTGGTATCCAGCTTTGTCAATGACTCTAATCCTGATACTGCCATTAACGGGCAAAGCATTTCTTTTATAGGACAAAATTCACCAGTGAATAATATGCCTCCTTATCTGGGTTTAAATTACATCATCTGCGTTGAAGGTATTTATCCCCCAAGAGATTAA
- a CDS encoding enoyl-CoA hydratase/isomerase family protein, protein MSEFVASEIKNNIAEISFGTPKSNSLPGAILEKLAETILEEGAKDEVKAILVKSAGEKAFCAGASFDELLAIEELEASTQFFGGFAKVLNAMRNCGKIVVVRVQGKTTGGGVGIACGADYCFATKDSALALTEINLGIGPFVIGPYVERKIGKSQFSAMAIDADFRSAEWAEQHNIYHSVSASIQEMDEKLETFLQTLASRSTDALALIKKVSWEGTDHFNELMPARIHMSASLILKDSAKKNIESIKERLRVK, encoded by the coding sequence ATGAGCGAATTTGTAGCATCAGAAATTAAAAATAATATTGCCGAGATCAGTTTCGGAACGCCTAAAAGTAACTCTCTTCCGGGAGCCATTTTAGAAAAACTGGCAGAAACCATTCTTGAGGAAGGCGCGAAAGATGAGGTGAAAGCTATTTTAGTTAAAAGTGCAGGTGAAAAAGCATTCTGCGCTGGAGCAAGTTTTGATGAGCTTTTAGCCATTGAAGAACTGGAAGCTTCCACACAATTTTTTGGTGGTTTTGCAAAAGTTTTAAATGCCATGAGGAACTGTGGGAAAATCGTAGTAGTAAGAGTTCAGGGAAAAACAACCGGCGGTGGAGTTGGAATTGCATGCGGAGCAGACTACTGTTTTGCAACAAAAGATTCAGCTTTAGCACTTACTGAGATCAATCTTGGAATAGGACCTTTTGTAATAGGACCTTATGTAGAAAGAAAAATCGGAAAGTCACAATTCTCAGCAATGGCTATTGATGCAGACTTCAGATCTGCTGAGTGGGCTGAGCAGCATAATATTTACCATTCCGTATCAGCTTCTATTCAGGAGATGGATGAGAAACTGGAGACCTTTTTACAGACGTTGGCGTCAAGAAGTACCGATGCTTTAGCATTAATTAAAAAAGTTTCATGGGAGGGTACGGACCATTTCAATGAATTAATGCCTGCAAGAATTCATATGAGTGCAAGTCTTATCCTGAAAGATTCTGCTAAGAAAAATATTGAGTCTATTAAAGAAAGATTGAGAGTAAAATAA
- a CDS encoding SusC/RagA family TonB-linked outer membrane protein: protein MKMKLMLSTAVLFFVGGHLVEAQKTKRDTIPQDTKIDEIVVVAYGSQKRETMVGSNTEVKAKQFADRPITSIGQALDGASAGVKVSTGTGQPGSSPSIQIRGIGSYGITTNPLYVVDGTIYTGSLAAINPNDIASYNILKDAASTSLYGSAAANGVVLITTKSGRKGKDAFNFSMSTGAVGRSIPEYDRVNVHQYYPLIWESIRNGRMTSVPGTTIADANAYATAQLISGVLKTNVFNVPDNQLVVNGVLNPDAKLKYTDLDWQKPLMNTGFRQNYELNYSGGSNTTTYFSSVGYTNETGYLIKSDFERFTARLKVDSQVKSWLKLGTSISGVSSNGNNSVEGVDNNSAYINPYRWTRTMGPIYSPYAHDPNTFATLYDSAGNIMYDAGSARGADAAAGRNVIQETLLNKDLSKNYYIISRAYAEIKVDPYLTLSTNVGYDIRNNRRSTYGNKIIGDAAPLGSAEKYSFTEQTFTWNQLLNYKRKFGDHNFEFLLGHESYKFMYEYLYGYKKGQIVDDNDELINFVTPATLTSRTDNYRKEGVFSRLNYDYKSKYLLSGSIRWDGSSRFAKDVRWDSFWSVGAGWRLKGEEFLSNSNLISELKLRGSYGEVGNDRTDSYYMYKSTYTLGYNNAQEPGILFGFLADPSITWEANKQTDIGIDFGFLNNRITGSVEYYKRVTEDLIFPVPLPVSAGVPDNTISRNVGTMYNRGFEFSINADIIKTQNFTWNINANASTLKNQITELSNGITEIINGTKKISVGHSIYDYWLRQWYGVDPADGSPLFLVADAYANTTAADIRTVNGEKVTTNFNKAKYDYSGTAIPDLFGSFGTTITYKQWSLSTMFTYQLGGKTYDSNYAALMSSYSQGGALSTDILDRWTTPGQITDVPALNSSTYTSSNAGNSSRWLVSSDFITFRQATLSYSFSPETLSQLGVSGLRILVSGENLWSKTARKGLEPAQAFNGTASNRYTPARVVTIGFNVSF from the coding sequence ATGAAAATGAAATTAATGTTGAGTACTGCTGTGCTGTTCTTTGTAGGAGGACATCTGGTGGAAGCTCAAAAAACAAAACGTGATACAATACCCCAGGATACTAAGATCGATGAAATCGTTGTAGTAGCTTATGGAAGCCAGAAAAGGGAGACTATGGTAGGTTCCAATACCGAAGTAAAGGCCAAACAATTTGCAGACCGACCTATAACGAGTATTGGCCAGGCTTTAGATGGAGCCAGTGCCGGGGTTAAAGTAAGTACCGGTACCGGACAGCCGGGAAGCTCACCAAGTATTCAGATCCGTGGAATAGGTTCTTATGGTATTACAACAAATCCTTTATACGTAGTAGACGGAACCATATATACCGGTTCTCTTGCTGCTATTAATCCCAATGATATTGCATCATACAATATCCTTAAAGATGCTGCTTCCACTTCTTTGTATGGTTCTGCTGCAGCCAATGGTGTTGTTTTGATCACTACAAAATCCGGTAGAAAAGGAAAAGATGCATTCAACTTTAGTATGAGTACAGGAGCGGTTGGAAGATCAATTCCGGAATATGACAGAGTAAATGTTCATCAGTATTATCCTCTTATTTGGGAGTCAATAAGAAATGGTAGAATGACCTCAGTACCTGGTACAACTATAGCTGATGCAAATGCTTATGCTACAGCACAGTTGATTTCGGGAGTTTTGAAAACCAATGTTTTTAATGTTCCCGACAATCAGTTAGTTGTCAATGGTGTTTTAAACCCAGATGCAAAACTTAAATATACAGATTTAGATTGGCAAAAACCTTTGATGAACACAGGTTTCAGACAAAACTATGAATTGAATTACAGTGGAGGAAGTAATACTACGACATACTTTTCTTCGGTAGGATATACCAATGAAACAGGATACCTTATCAAGTCAGATTTTGAAAGATTTACAGCAAGATTAAAAGTAGATTCACAGGTTAAGAGCTGGTTAAAATTAGGAACAAGCATCAGTGGAGTATCTTCTAATGGGAACAATTCTGTAGAAGGTGTGGATAACAATTCTGCTTATATCAACCCATACAGATGGACAAGAACAATGGGGCCTATTTATAGCCCTTATGCTCATGACCCTAATACATTTGCCACACTTTATGATAGTGCAGGGAATATAATGTATGATGCAGGAAGTGCCAGAGGTGCTGATGCAGCGGCTGGAAGAAACGTCATCCAGGAAACTCTTTTAAATAAAGATCTTTCTAAAAATTATTATATCATTTCAAGAGCGTATGCTGAAATCAAAGTAGATCCTTACCTTACTTTATCTACTAACGTTGGGTATGATATCAGAAATAACAGAAGAAGTACATACGGTAACAAAATTATCGGGGATGCAGCTCCGCTAGGTTCAGCAGAAAAATACAGCTTTACTGAGCAAACATTCACGTGGAACCAGCTCCTGAACTACAAAAGGAAATTCGGAGATCATAATTTTGAATTCCTTTTAGGGCATGAAAGTTATAAATTCATGTATGAATACCTATATGGATATAAAAAAGGCCAGATTGTTGACGATAATGATGAGTTGATTAACTTTGTAACACCTGCAACACTTACTTCCCGTACAGACAATTATAGAAAAGAAGGGGTGTTTTCAAGATTGAATTATGATTACAAATCAAAATATTTACTTTCAGGATCCATTCGCTGGGATGGTTCATCCAGATTTGCCAAAGACGTAAGATGGGATTCCTTCTGGTCCGTTGGTGCAGGATGGAGACTGAAGGGAGAAGAGTTCTTAAGCAACTCTAACCTTATCAGTGAACTGAAGTTGAGAGGTTCATATGGTGAAGTAGGAAATGACAGAACAGACAGTTATTATATGTATAAAAGTACTTATACTTTAGGATATAACAATGCTCAGGAACCTGGAATCTTATTCGGCTTCTTGGCAGATCCTTCAATTACCTGGGAGGCTAACAAACAAACTGATATAGGTATTGACTTTGGGTTTTTAAATAACAGAATTACAGGTTCTGTGGAATACTATAAAAGAGTTACTGAAGATCTGATCTTCCCGGTTCCGCTTCCTGTTTCTGCGGGGGTTCCTGATAATACAATCAGCAGGAACGTAGGAACAATGTATAACCGTGGATTTGAATTTAGTATTAATGCAGATATTATTAAAACTCAAAATTTCACATGGAATATTAATGCTAATGCATCTACACTTAAAAATCAGATTACAGAACTATCCAATGGAATAACAGAAATTATCAATGGTACCAAGAAAATTTCTGTAGGGCACTCAATATATGATTATTGGTTAAGACAATGGTACGGCGTAGACCCTGCGGATGGCTCTCCTTTATTCCTGGTTGCAGATGCTTATGCCAATACAACAGCTGCTGATATCAGAACTGTGAATGGAGAAAAAGTTACCACTAATTTTAATAAAGCAAAATATGATTATTCCGGAACAGCAATTCCTGATTTATTCGGAAGTTTCGGAACAACAATTACGTATAAACAATGGTCATTATCTACAATGTTTACGTATCAGTTAGGCGGAAAAACATATGACTCCAACTATGCAGCATTGATGTCCAGCTACTCACAAGGAGGAGCTTTGAGTACGGATATTCTGGATAGATGGACAACTCCGGGGCAGATCACGGATGTGCCTGCATTGAACTCATCAACCTATACAAGTTCAAATGCCGGAAATTCATCAAGATGGCTGGTGAGCTCAGATTTTATAACATTCAGACAAGCTACTTTAAGCTATAGTTTCAGTCCTGAAACTTTATCT